Proteins encoded in a region of the Labeo rohita strain BAU-BD-2019 chromosome 22, IGBB_LRoh.1.0, whole genome shotgun sequence genome:
- the LOC127153197 gene encoding 5-hydroxytryptamine receptor 3A-like, with product METKGEWQLTDMIGKKSVNSSYFNVNGLDKWDELVYHIVLKRRPTLYVVNLLIPSYCLITVDLFSFLLPPQNMDRSAFKMTLILGYTVFLLLMNDLLPVTGDTIPIINVFFSLCLALMVASLLETIVVTNILCGSSDYPPLPNWVKVLFLHYLARLVCLRKKISDQNCVFQNNTNDMITSSLENEITQIRYPEKGIKSTFKHDEQELKELRVIHEDVLTIRQHVDKHFSTDQNSQEWIHLGEVIDRFLFALYVIFLTVSLFTILIFWLYWYSFDKKA from the exons ATGGAAACGAAAGGAGAGTGGCAACTGACTGACATGATCGGCAAAAAATCTGTCAACTCATCATATTTCAACGTGAATGGATTGGACAAATGGGATGAACTGGTTTACCAT ATAGTCTTGAAGCGCAGACCAACTCTATATGTGGTGAACCTGCTGATCCCCAGCTACTGCCTGATTACCGTAGATCTGTTCAGCTTCCTCCTGCCTCCTCAGAACATGGATCGCTCTGCCTTCAAAATGACCTTGATCTTAGGCTACACCGTATTCCTCCTCCTCATGAACGATTTGCTTCCTGTTACAGGAGACACCATCCCTATTATAA atgtgtttttctctctgtgtTTGGCGCTGATGGTGGCTAGTCTATTGGAGACAATTGTCGTTACTAATATTCTTTGTGGCTCGAGTGATTATCCCCCTCTACCAAATTGGGTTAAAGTGTTGTTCCTGCATTACCTGGCACGACTGGTTTGCTTGCGCAAGAAAATCAGTGACCAGAATTGTGTCTTTCAAA ACAACACCAACGACATGATTACCTCTTCACTTGAGAATGAAATAACCCAAATTAGATACCCAGAAAAAGgcattaaatcaacatttaaacATGATGAGCAAGAACTGAAGGAACTGAGGGTGATACATGAAGACGTGCTCACCATTCGCCAGCATGTTGACAAGCATTTCTCCACTGATCAGAACTCACAGGAGTGGATACACTTGGGAGAAGTCATTGATCGATTTCTGTTCGCTTTGTATGTTATTTTCCTCACTGTCAGCTTGTTCACCATATTGATATTCTGGTTGTACTGGTACAGTTTTGACAAAAAAGCTTAA
- the LOC127154188 gene encoding 5-hydroxytryptamine receptor 3A — MASMHLPRTQDLTWFQLITNCIIIHSVFLASVESLNCSEPTTKALLTAMREEVIFYSDARPVISLSTPTNVTVDLTLYGILGVNEKAQVLETYLWVRMRWQIEGLSWDAAECGTKKISLPRDKIWIPDIVINEFMDENRAPETYYVYVTNTGTVLDGRPFHVISSCRLDIYTFPFDFQNCTYTFNSYKHSRDDVQLFFLLPVEQIFKNSLEAITTKGEWELIDMRAEKPLLLFLDGGWDNLIVYVGGILDLGGNSLRIAALLHHCYPDTNKKAKSVFDYTRGVQSCSWKSNILQSLNSSNTLVCKFLIVLRRRATLYVVNLLIPSSFLLSLDLFSFLLPPQSVDRASFKMTLILGYTVFLLLMNDLLPVTGNNLPLINVFFSLCLALMVASLLETIFITNILYGSRDLPPLPKWLRILVLKYFARIACMKKPCDRHLEGENRSESIFYKNPMTDNAMTDIPKKELVGASSVRVWDQCFDEMKKMSQDLLAIRHQVEEHLNNDNKTDDWMMFGQVIDRVLFIMYSLFIVVSLSTIMVLWLYSYSLDKRS; from the exons ATGGCTTCGATGCATCTTCCAAGAACACAG GATCTCACTTGGTTCCAGTTAATCACCAACTGCATCATTATACACT CTGTCTTCCTAGCATCTGTAGAGTCGTTAAACTGTTCTGAACCAACAACAAAAGCACTCCTTACTGCCATGAGAGAGGAAGTCATCTTCTACAGCGATGCAAGGCCAGTTATAAGTCTGAGTACTCCGACCAATGTCACTGTGGACTTGACTCTCTATGGCATCTTAGGAGTG AATGAAAAAGCACAGGTGTTGGAAACATATCTGTGGGTGAGGATG aGGTGGCAGATTGAAGGTTTGAGCTGGGATGCTGCTGAGTGTGGAACGAAAAAGATCTCACTACCAAGAGATAAGATATGGATTCCAGACATTGTCATCAATGAATT CATGGATGAAAACCGAGCACCAGAAACATATTACGTCTATGTGACCAACACTGGTACAGTACTTGACGGACGGCCGTTTCATGTGATCAGCTCCTGCAGACTGGACATCTACACCTTTCCATTTGATTTTCAGAACTGTACCTACACTTTCAACTCTTACAAACACTCCC GTGATGATGTTCAGTTGTTCTTCCTTCTGCCAGTGGAGCAGATATTCAAAAATTCTCTTGAAGCAATAACAACTAAAGGAGAATGGGAGTTGATAGACATGCGGGCAGAAAAACCTTTACTGCTTTTTCTGGATGGGGGATGGGATAACCTCATTGTTTATGTTGGTGGCATTTTAGATTTAGGGGGGAATTCACTAAGAATAGCAG CATTGCTGCACCATTGTTATCCAGACACCAACAAAAAGGCTAAAAGTGTGTTTGACTACACCAGGGGTGTCCAATCTTGCTCCTGGAAGTCCAacatcctgcagagtttaaacAGCTCCAACACACTTGTCTGCAAGTTTCTA ATTGTGCTGAGACGTCGAGCTACTCTGTATGTGGTGAACCTCCTGATTCCCAGCAGCTTCCTGCTTTCTTTGGATCTTTTCAGCTTCCTGCTTCCTCCTCAAAGCGTGGACCGTGCTTCCTTCAAAATGACCCTCATCTTGGGTTACACCGTCTTCCTGCTGCTAATGAACGACCTGCTGCCCGTCACAGGAAATAACTTACCACTCATAA ATGTGTTTTTCTCGCTTTGCCTGGCCTTGATGGTAGCAAGTCTGCTTGAGACTATCTTCATCACCAATATTCTGTATGGTTCCCGTGACTTGCCTCCCTTACCTAAGTGGCTCAGGATTCTGGTTCTGAAATATTTTGCTCGAATTGCTTGTATGAAGAAACCTTGCGATAGACACCTTGAAG GAGAAAACAGATCTGAGAGCATTTTCTACAAAAACCCCATGACTGATAATGCCATGACTGATATTCCAAAGAAAGAACTAGTTGGTGCAAGTTCAGTGAGAGTCTGGGATCAATGTTTTGATGAAATGAAAAAGATGAGTCAGGATTTATTGGCCATCCGTCATCAAGTTGAAGAGCACTTGAATAATGACAACAAAACAGATGATTGGATGATGTTTGGTCAGGTCATTGACCGTGTACTCTTTATAATGTACAGTCTTTTCATTGTTGTGAGTTTAAGCACAATTATGGTTCTGTGGCTGTACTCGTATAGTCTAGACAAAAGGTCGTAA